Within the Pelagovum pacificum genome, the region GCGCTGCTGCGGTCCATGCCGGCGTCATCACGCGCGAGAGCGGGGGGACCGTCACGATCGAGCTGATCGAGGGGCTCGAGTCCCACACCGGCTCGAGCGCGAACGGCGTCAATTCGCGGGACTGGGGCAGCTATCGAACAAGCTATTCATTCGTGACGGGACCGGAGGCCTGCGGCGCCTACCCGGTCGGCGAGGCGAGCTACGAGTGCGGCTGCTCTGCCGACGACAGCACCGGTTCGATCTGGGGCAGCGATCCATACACCGCCGACAGCAGCATCTGTACCGCCGCGCGTCATGCCGGGGTGATCGGTGAGGACGGCGGGACGGTCGTCGCCATCGCCGAACCGGGGCAGGAGACCTACAGCGCCAGCAGCGCGAACGGCGTCACGACGAGCGATTGGGGCAGCTACGACTCGAGCTTCACCTTCCGTACAGCTTCCGCGATTCCTGCCGGGTTCGAGATGTGCGGCGCGTTCCCCGAGACGCAGGTCGAATATGCCTGCGGCTGCGGGCCGGATGCCGCAAGCGGCTCTGTCTGGGGCAGCGGTCCCTACACCTCCGACAGCGACATCTGTGCCGCGGCGCTGCATGCCGGCGTCATCGGTACGGACGGCGGACCGGTTACCGTGCTCGCCTATCCCGGCCTCGCCGCCTACCTCGCCACGGACGCAAACGGGGTCGAGACGATGGACTGGGGCGAGAACGAGATGTCGATCATCTTCGATCGGAACCGCAGTTATCCGTGAGAGTCACGTCAGGATGTGAGGGTGGGTGCGCATCAAGCGCGCACCCTACACGGACGGGCCCGTAGGGTGCGCGCTTGATGCGCACCCATCGCGCCAGTCACTGAGCGTCTTCACCCTCGACGTCCGCACTCTCCTCCTGGTTTTCTTCCAGTGCCGAGACGAGGTCGCCGTCCTGCCATTCGCCCTCCGCCACTTCGCCGGAGGCGTAGCGCATCG harbors:
- a CDS encoding LCCL domain-containing protein translates to MKRIPTVAVAGLLSVTASLSAAQEACPSQLPTELGTFSCSCGAGVFLRSNLWGTGTYTGDSDVCAAAVHAGVITRESGGTVTIELIEGLESHTGSSANGVNSRDWGSYRTSYSFVTGPEACGAYPVGEASYECGCSADDSTGSIWGSDPYTADSSICTAARHAGVIGEDGGTVVAIAEPGQETYSASSANGVTTSDWGSYDSSFTFRTASAIPAGFEMCGAFPETQVEYACGCGPDAASGSVWGSGPYTSDSDICAAALHAGVIGTDGGPVTVLAYPGLAAYLATDANGVETMDWGENEMSIIFDRNRSYP